From Anopheles funestus chromosome 3RL, idAnoFuneDA-416_04, whole genome shotgun sequence, a single genomic window includes:
- the LOC125771165 gene encoding uncharacterized protein LOC125771165, with protein sequence MATQTPTILPEFHGETDDWKVYQEILDEFYRANGIAGQDRVPVLISVIGKATYGTLRSLCHPAAPKDMTYEELCGVLARQFIPEIAIFRHRVLFYRAEQQRGESVKEWYARLKSLSMECMFDESLLEPLMVDRFVIGLVPGPVQNSLYKEQADQLRTIDRAVTLAASKEAELMQENGDEEIARGIAGLAIDDARYGRRHRRHGKHAHMFGREHGRIDGHGRHGRHGHHHRHGHHGHHGHYGHHGHHGVHGHQEHPIRHFGPPPFGPGPWTGGHHMREMTARCHGMAPGPWMGGRKGRSGVPVFPGMMEGFGRHGRPCGKWSKRHHHHRRSSSSSSSSNNSSNDSSSSSNSDSDVTTDEEVKKQFQKFLRREMAAHGHKRHGRGRHHRHQHQQDENQQDRHGKRGCRKNRKQQDEPNALAQKEQVSSDDST encoded by the coding sequence ATGGCGACACAGACACCCACTATTTTACCGGAGTTCCACGGTGAGACGGACGATTGGAAAGTGTACCAAGAGATATTGGACGAGTTTTACCGGGCTAATGGGATCGCTGGACAGGATCGAGTACCGGTACTGATCAGTGTGATCGGTAAGGCAACGTACGGGACGCTGCGAAGTCTCTGCCATCCGGCAGCACCGAAGGACATGACTTACGAGGAACTGTGCGGTGTGTTGGCACGCCAGTTCATACCGGAGATTGCCATCTTCCGGCACCGTGTACTGTTCTACCGTGCCGAACAACAGCGTGGCGAAAGCGTAAAGGAGTGGTACGCCCGGCTAAAGTCTTTATCGATGGAGTGCATGTTTGACGAGAGCCTGCTAGAACCGCTGATGGTGGACCGGTTTGTGATCGGTTTGGTACCGGGACCGGTGCAGAACAGTCTGTACAAGGAGCAGGCTGATCAGTTACGCACCATTGACCGTGCAGTCACGTTGGCAGCATCCAAGGAAGCGGAACTGATGCAGGAAAATGGAGACGAGGAAATAGCGCGTGGTATCGCCGGATTAGCGATTGATGATGCGAGATATGGTAGACGACATCGGCGACATGGAAAGCATGCTCATATGTTTGGCCGCGAACATGGACGGATCGATGGACATGGTCGACACGGTAGACATGGCCATCATCACCGCCATGGACATCATGGGCATCATGGACATTATGGACATCATGGACATCATGGAGTTCATGGACATCAGGAACATCCGATCCGTCATTTCGGACCACCGCCCTTTGGTCCGGGACCATGGACAGGTGGCCACCATATGCGTGAAATGACGGCACGGTGCCATGGAATGGCGCCCGGACCGTGGATGGGTGGACGCAAGGGAAGAAGCGGTGTACCTGTGTTCCCTGGTATGATGGAAGGCTTTGGCCGGCACGGACGCCCGTGTGGAAAATGGAGCAAGcgacaccatcatcatcgcagAAGTTCGTcttcgagcagcagcagcaacaattcCAGCAATGATTCAAGCTCATCGTCCAACTCTGATTCGGACGTGACTACTGACGAGGAGGTTAAAAAGCAATTTCAAAAGTTTCTGCGTCGTGAAATGGCTGCGCACGGTCACAAACGACATGGCCGTGGACGGCACCATcgtcatcaacatcaacaagaTGAGAATCAACAAGATCGACATGGAAAACGAGGCTGTCGCAAAAATCGTAAGCAGCAGGATGAACCAAACGCACTGGCACAAAAGGAACAGGTTTCATCCGATGATTCTACGTAA
- the LOC125771191 gene encoding uncharacterized protein LOC125771191 yields the protein MAAAQLIGTIPEFYSSFDDWNVYYERLDQFFEVNEIVPEKRSAFLISCVGSQTYKTLRDLCHPSLPKDRPFDELCELLRKQFSPQVAIFRERTLFYNATQSVGENVTQWYGRLKKLSVDCKFGSNLEAILLDKFITGLRPGQVLDRLCEENETLRLEQALDIAINKECAVRETAYLNPAANPPATDTCARCTCGGAVAPSEDGSHCGEQAKGRGQGRNRNRRRNAGRRHGDKKAEDENQSQDGN from the coding sequence ATGGCCGCAGCACAGTTGATTGGAACAATACCGGAGTTTTACAGTAGCTTTGACGATTGGAATGTGTATTACGAACGGTTGGACCAGTTCTTTGAGGTGAATGAGATCGTGCCGGAAAAGCGTAGCGCATTTCTGATCAGTTGCGTCGGCAGCCAAACATATAAGACCCTGCGGGATCTGTGTCACCCGTCGCTACCCAAGGACCGTCCGTTCGACGAGCTCTGTGAGCTGCTCCGCAAACAGTTCAGTCCCCAGGTGGCAATTTTCCGCGAGCGGACATTGTTTTACAACGCAACACAGAGCGTCGGGGAAAACGTCACCCAATGGTACGGACGGTTAAAGAAACTTTCCGTGGACTGTAAGTTCGGTTCCAACCTGGAGGCGATCCTGTTGGACAAATTCATTACCGGACTGCGACCGGGACAGGTGCTGGATCGGTTGTGTGAGGAAAATGAAACGCTTCGGCTTGAACAGGCACTTGACATCGCTATCAATAAGGAGTGTGCCGTACGGGAAACAGCCTATCTAAATCCGGCCGCAAACCCGCCTGCTACTGATACCTGTGCACGATGTACTTGCGGTGGAGCCGTCGCACCGAGCGAGGATGGATCGCACTGTGGCGAACAGGCGAAAGGGCGCGGTCAAGGACGAAATCGGAACCGAAGAAGAAATGCAGGGCGACGTCATGGCGACAAGAAAGCAGAAGACGAAAATCAGTCACAGGATGGAAATTGA